A region of Myxococcus stipitatus DSM 14675 DNA encodes the following proteins:
- a CDS encoding DUF2169 family type VI secretion system accessory protein, whose amino-acid sequence MLTLDNRTPYAAERAFVRDKTGIDHWVVIVKATYDIATGGVVRLADRQEPPLLESIHWGDPGKSSIRFETDFVLMKPGTDVLVNGTAHAPKGKAVAAVPIRVRVSTIDKTLIVSGVSVFYQGAFDLKVTKPFPFVSMPIRYEQAYGGSDTTSPDPKEHRADMRNPIGVGFATRSAHLADKPAPSVLYPAGDARKNGPAGYGAIPTHWSPRRELGGTYDEHWLTKQKPLLPTDWTEECLLCAPVDQRVAGHLHGGESVELVHMTPSGVLRFALPKVFLSFATHFGRKVEEHRSKLVTVIVEPDEARVLLVWQTTLKVPLRMMDYLDKTVITEKRHVR is encoded by the coding sequence GTGCTCACCCTCGACAATCGTACACCATATGCTGCCGAACGGGCATTTGTGCGCGACAAGACAGGCATCGACCATTGGGTAGTGATTGTCAAAGCAACATACGACATCGCTACGGGCGGCGTTGTCAGGCTCGCCGATAGACAGGAGCCACCACTTCTTGAGTCGATCCACTGGGGCGATCCAGGAAAGTCCAGCATCCGTTTCGAGACGGATTTCGTTCTGATGAAGCCGGGGACGGATGTTCTTGTCAATGGAACCGCCCATGCACCGAAGGGGAAGGCTGTCGCAGCAGTGCCTATCAGGGTACGGGTTTCGACAATCGACAAGACTCTCATCGTCTCGGGTGTGAGTGTTTTCTATCAGGGCGCATTCGACCTAAAGGTCACGAAGCCGTTCCCGTTCGTGAGCATGCCGATCCGGTACGAACAAGCATATGGTGGATCCGATACCACTTCGCCCGACCCCAAGGAGCATCGCGCGGACATGAGAAACCCCATCGGCGTGGGGTTTGCTACCCGTTCCGCGCATCTTGCTGACAAGCCAGCCCCGAGTGTCCTTTATCCGGCAGGAGATGCACGCAAGAACGGCCCGGCAGGCTACGGAGCGATCCCAACTCATTGGTCGCCGCGGCGTGAACTCGGCGGGACTTACGACGAGCACTGGCTCACAAAGCAGAAGCCGTTGCTTCCAACTGATTGGACTGAGGAATGCTTGCTCTGCGCGCCCGTCGACCAACGGGTAGCGGGGCACCTTCATGGTGGTGAGAGCGTTGAGCTCGTCCACATGACCCCTAGCGGGGTGCTCCGATTCGCGTTGCCGAAGGTGTTCCTCTCGTTCGCAACCCATTTCGGCCGCAAGGTTGAAGAGCATCGGAGCAAACTCGTAACTGTCATTGTGGAGCCAGACGAAGCGCGGGTGCTCTTGGTGTGGCAGACGACCCTCAAAGTCCCGCTCCGGATGATGGACTACCTCGATAAAACGGTCATCACCGAGAAAAGGCACGTGCGATGA